In Daphnia pulex isolate KAP4 chromosome 7, ASM2113471v1, one genomic interval encodes:
- the LOC124198175 gene encoding cadherin-23-like isoform X2 codes for MVLHPKVVSGFLYFLFISSAGAQWQNPWIGLPPPTSAAFGHVNVTVTANQLDVEENVPGNTTLAVLYYTQVNESYDPVLLNGCGTVLRMGTPKNGMVDIISMKEFDYESGDNNSYSCTFYISKPLPAVKPLNFNIMDMNDNRPFFSKYPPSALNFSENNNGLVYDFEATDGDRGDVSNLIYSFVTLGGDGSNFTMNPQNGQFSVTKKLDYEAGQFYLFNMIVTDRGGLTGSIQVALNVIDEKDSAPVWKLEVPFKNIPEELPVDEIVFSVQAQDGDVSVNDSIDYSLVDPRGSFSINPTTGEVKIAKLIDRDVEDFDSYFDLSITATCRNFPTFKSVTYSTVFIDDINDNLPIFDKPVYNFASVDEDFVGRLSQMDILVFDPDLKDSGSYVMSIEGSPEIKSHLELSPSTGRNNGTFSLRITSSGLLDYENSNKRNVTFTVIAKESSGNRYSTSVVNLYSNDINDNRPIFTQSEFTANIIENLAVGSLVTTVNATDADISPGFGQPSIRYSIVENFDAGRYFVINDTTGEIRTSSNIDRESTSSMLTYTVQAIDKNGNYDGQRTIANLVINIQDLNDDPPAFSPPGTVTFSVTENVDTAFELTTVTASDKDDNPNLIFSINWDNSKFFKNRALISNPDPEWKKSFVLVLKSRAWTKEFSRIVTSVTASLQVGDSSLSPGNCNDCKNTPLDREKFDSVDLCLTITDSKTAINRNKDELYVVVNIEDVNDNDPVFDVLDKEFSIVEGNATVIGTVFGSVRATDVDVNNTITYSLSLCDDVAIDKNGQLTTTGLIDRETNDVILCQVMATDSGTPARSSNSNIKINVIDVNDNEPVLTVTPSQVTIPECSTHSSTKDGTIVSKLTAIDADIGAYGNVSFLLSQQNSEGVDEFAIDLHTGEMTVRNCELLDFDNKKTSYSIVVEARDNYRQGITLGSLSTFQRINITLMDVNDNAPTLSCPVDSNGCCASPLESLTMNELVASIQGFDKDSAGPNTQLTFTLHGQTRVGGNQPDKCKDLFRLETVDNSMGKVFLNVPEMLDCTGSYDITVQACDQGDDIEFSQCSMNTTYRICVLDVNNNFPQFVFPDSNNTVFEVPENSIVGLPLLYNGTNSQLTFKASDSDEGDNGKVVYTWSNDSINDVFGLNKDSGQVTLNSELNRDVQSYYNLVVIATDKGVPSTLSNQMNLRINVRLSNKQKPYFQSNAQSLSFTENQMENKTFQSAIDQDNINLFPGESPYDVCYYVVCGNNEYFDVPDKTVNKLQTKKTLDRENPPTIPYVVIYTTNECTNRPVVGSCSEIDFTVGQYLNVTVNIVDVNDCDPEFSGSLSGGITQGDSSGKRVFPMTITDPDENDAVTCKIEDEFTVSQSSVGLADVNKPPFRIDQDKWITLLFTVQTDMKGYFTLNVTCEDKVKHSSRKAIKIYVVTQENKVDIVFDNTQKEVEAGRSEIESIFTTTLGFKCNVEKVIGYDAGIAQTGNTSYNSALSHFIDETKAEAEPVLANVIIAMKDEHQNELIALCLGVGLNLVSIGPLPTETNTSEAIFKILFIVACVALVIAFILLGILFFSKSELKRRLEGLLARPSFGSQGSSLNDAGIVPNQHHKGVSNPIVSLELSSNSNHDNSFDNMSQSSGDSIIGVENNPDFNLDEKGANGKVNNGYVQEFFPFQNVSRRNPLANDSPPEPHHPPPPLPKQSVKRPAPPVPVLNISDQQSDYSDSEDESMTAI; via the exons ATGGTTCTACATCCAAAAGTGGTCAGCGGGTTCCTgtattttctcttcatttcttcAGCGG GTGCGCAATGGCAAAATCCTTGGATCGGTTTACCTCCGCCCACTAGCGCGGCATTTGGGCACGTTAATGTTACCGTTACAGCCAATCAATTGGACGTCGAAGAAAATGTGCCAGGGAACACGACTCTGGCCGTTCTCTACTACACCCAAg TCA ATGAATCTTACGATCCGGTATTGCTCAATGGTTGCGGAACTGTTCTGCGAATGGGTACCCCAAAGAATGGGATGGTGGACATTATCTCGATGAAAGAGTTTGATTACGAAAGTGGCGATAATAACTCGTACTCGTGCACTTTCTATATTTCGAAACCTTTGCCTGCAGTCAAACCacttaattttaacattatgGACATGAACGACAATAGGCCGTTCTTTTCCAAGTATCCCCCTTCAGCGCTGAATTTCTCAGAG AATAACAATGGACTTGTTTATGATTTTGAAGCGACCGATGGCGATAGAGGAGATGTTTCCAATTTAATTTACAGTTTTGTg acTCTTGGTGGTGATGGATCTAATTTCACCATGAATCCTCAAAACGGACAATTTAGTGTCACCAAAAAATTAGATTATGAAGCGGGACAATTTTACTTGTTCAATATGATCGTGAcg GACAGAGGTGGTTTGACGGGATCAATTCAAGTTGCTCTCAACGTGATTGACGAAAAAGATTCGGCACCCGTGTGGAAACTGGAAGTACCCTTCAAAAACATTCCGGAAGAACTGCCTGTT GATGAGATCGTGTTTTCTGTTCAAGCTCAAGACGGTGACGTTTCAGTGAACGATTCAATTGATTACTCGTTAGTCG ATCCTAGAGGCAGTTTCTCGATTAATCCAACGACCGGTGAAGTGAAAATAGCCAAACTGATTGACCGTGACGTCGAAGACTTTGACTCCTACTTTGATCTAAGCATTACAGCCACTTGCCGGAATTTCCCGACATTTAAGAGCGTGACTTACTCGACCGTCTTCATCGACGACATTAACGACAATCTGCCAATCTTCGACAAACCCGTCTACAACTTTGCTAGCGTCGATGAAGATTTCGTGGGTCGGCTGTCACAAATGGACATCCTAGTCTTTGATCCTGATCTG AAAGACTCTGGTTCTTATGTCATGTCGATCGAAGGTTCGCCGGAGATTAAATCACACCTCGAATTGAGTCCTAGCACCGGCCGTAATAATGGAACCTTTTCCCTAAGGATAACGTCTTCTGGTTTGTTAGATTACGAGAATAGCAATAAACGCAACGTCACCTTCACG gTTATAGCGAAGGAATCGTCCGGCAATCGGTACAGCACTTCTGTCGTCAACTTGTACTCCAACGACATAAACGATAACAGGCCTATTTTCACTCAATCTGAATTTACGGCTAATATAATTGAAAATCTAGCGGTAGGCAGCTTGGTGACAACGGTAAATGCAACAGACGCCGACATCAGCCCAGGTTTCGGTCAGCCCAGCATAAG GTATTCTATTGTGGAGAATTTCGACGCAGGTCGTTATTTCGTCATTAATGACACGACGGGTGAAATTCGCACGTCGAGCAACATTGATCGGGAATCTACGTCGTCCATGTTAACCTACACTGTCCAGGCTATCgacaaaa ATGGTAATTACGACGGACAGAGAACAATTGCTAATTTAGTAATCAACATTCAAGATCTTAACGATGATCCCCCTGCTTTCTCGCCG ccTGGCACGGTCACGTTCAGCGTGACAGAAAATGTCGACACTGCGTTTGAATTGACTACAGTTACGGCTTCTGATAAGGACGACAACCCTAATTTGATATTCTCCATCAACTGGGACAATTCGAAATTCTTCAAAAATCGTGCACTGATCAGTAATCCCGATCCAGAATGGAAGAAATCGTTTGTGCTGGTGTTGAAGAGTCGAGCTTGGACCAAAGAGTTTTCAAGAATCGTTACTTCAGTGACTGCCAGTCTCCAAGTTGGCGATTCATCTCTATCACCGGGCAACTGCAACGATTGCAAGAATACGCCACTCGACCGTGAGAAATTCGACTCTGTAGATCTGTGCCTCACGATCACGGACAGCAAAACGGCCATCAACCGCAACAAAGACGAGC TTTATGTTGTGGTGAATATTGAAGACGTGAACGATAACGATCCCGTCTTTGATGTGTTGGACAAAGAGTTTTCCATCGTGGAAGGAAATGCCACGGTCATTGGAACAGTTTTCGGATCTGTCCGGGCTACAGACGTCGACGTTAACAATACCATCACTTATTCACTCAG TTTGTGTGATGACGTGGCCATCGATAAAAACGGACAGTTGACCACGACGGGGCTAATCGATCGAGAAACAAATGACGTGATTTTATGCCAAGTGATGGCAACTGACAGTGGAACGCCAGCTCGGTCGTCTAATTCAAAT ATCAAAATTAACGTCATAGATGTCAATGACAACGAGCCAGTGTTGACGGTGACGCCCAGCCAAGTGACGATTCCGGAATGCAGTACTCATTCATCAACCAAAGATGGCACGATTGTTTCCAAGTTGACAGCTATCGACGCTGACATAG GAGCTTACGGGAATGTGAGTTTCCTGCTGTCACAGCAAAATTCTGAAGGAGTCGACGAGTTTGCCATTGATTTGCACACTGGCGAGATGACGGTGAGGAATTGCGAGTTGCTCGATTTCGATAATAAGAAAACTAGCTACAGCATCGTGGTTGAAGCCCGTGATAATTACCGCCAAGGAATTACcc TCGGCAGTTTGTCCACCTTCCAACGAATCAACATCAC GTTGATGGATGTTAACGACAACGCACCGACACTTTCATGTCCAGTCGATTCTAACGGATGTTGTGCGTCACCATTGGAATCGTTGACTATG AACGAATTGGTGGCTTCGATTCAAGGATTCGACAAAGACAGCGCCGGTCCAAACACACAGTTGACGTTCACGCTGCACGGACAAACTCGAGTGGGTGGTAACCAGCCCGATAAATGCAAGGACCTCTTCCGCTTGGAAACAGTCGACAATTCCATGGGAAAAGTGTTCCTTAACGTTCCAGAAATGCTCGACTGTACCGGCAGTTATGACATAACCGTACAG GCTTGCGATCAGGGTGACGACATAGAATTTTCCCAGTGTTCCATGAACACGACGTATCGTATCTGCGTCTTGGATGTCAATAACAATTTCCCACAATTCGTGTTTCCCGATAGCAACAACACGGTTTTCGAAGTGCCGGAGAATTCAATCGTGGGTCTGCCTTTACTATACAACGGAACTAATTCGCAGCTCACGTTTAAAGCCTCCGATAGCGATGAAGGAGATAATGGGAAAGTCGTCTACACCTGGAGTA ATGACAGCATCAACGATGTTTTTGGGTTAAACAAGGACTCGGGTCAAGTTACTTTAAATAGCGAGTTGAACCGTGACGTTCAAAGTTATTACAAC cTGGTCGTGATAGCTACAGACAAGGGCGTGCCCAGCACTCTTAGCAACCAAATGAATTTGAGAATCAACGTGCGATTGAGTAACAAACAAAAGCCTTATTTCCAGTCGAACGCCCAGTCTTTAAGCTTCACGG AAAACCAGATGGAAAACAAGACGTTTCAAAGCGCAATAGATCAAGATAACATTAATCTTTTCCCTGGGGAAAGTCCCTATGACGTTTGCTACTATGTCGTGT GTGGGAATAATGAGTACTTTGATGTTCCCGACAAAACTGTCAACAAACTTCAAACTAAAAAGACGCTGGATCGTGAAAATCCTCCAACCATTCCTTACGTCGTTATCTATACTACTAACGAATGCACCAACAGACCTGTGGTGGGATCTTGTTCGGAAATTGACTTTACTGTGGGACAATACCTCAACGTTACCGTCAAC ATCGTGGATGTGAACGACTGTGACCCGGAATTTTCCGGTTCCTTGTCCGGTGGAATTACTCAGGGTGATTCATCGGGTAAAAGAGTATTTCCAATGACg ATAACTGATCCAGATGAAAACGATGCTGTCACCTGTAAGATTGAAGATGAATTTACCGTTAGTCAGTCGTCTGTGGGGCTAGCAGACGTGAATAAACCACCATTCCGGATTGATCAAGATAAATGGATCACCTTGTTATTCACCGTGCAGACCGACATGAAAGGCTATTTCACATTGAACGTTACCTGTGAAGACAAAG TGAAGCATTCTAGTCGTAAGGCCATCAAGATTTACGTCGTCACTCAAGAGAATAAAGTGGACATTGTTTTTGACAACACTCAGAAAGAAGTTGAAGCAGGGAGATCAGAG ATTGAATCCATTTTTACGACAACGCTCGGCTTCAAATGTAACGTCGAAAAAGTAATAGGATACGATGCTGGAATAGCGCAGACGGGTAACACTTCTTACAACTCTGCTCTGAGCCACTTTATCGACGAGACAAAAGCAGAGGCGGAACCTGTCCTTGCCAACGTGATTATTGC AATGAAAGATGAGCATCAGAATGAGCTTATAGCTCTTTGCCTAGGCGTAGGATTAAATCTGGTATCCATCGGTCCATTACCGACGGAGACCAACACTTCGGAAGCCATTTTCAAGATCCTTTTTATTGTCGCTTGCGTAGCCCTGGTTATCGCTTTTATTCTCCTCGGCATTCTATTTTTCTCCAAATCAGA GCTCAAACGTCGACTGGAGGGTCTCCTTGCTCGCCCGTCGTTTGGCTCGCAAGGATCTAGTCTGAACGATGCTGGAATTGTACCTAATCAACATCACAAAGGCGTGTCTAATCCGATTGTAAGTCTGGAACTCTCGTCCAACTCGAATCACGACAACAGCTTTGACAACATGAG TCAGAGTAGTGGTGATTCAATCATTGGAGTGGAAAACAACCCGGATTTCAACTTGGATGAAAAGGGAGCCAACGGCAAAGTGAATAACGGATACGTTCAAGAGTTTTTCCCGTTCCAGAACGTTTCTCGACGCAATCCTTTGGCGAACGATTCTCCGCCGGAACCTCACCACCCACCTCCACCGCTTCCGAAACAATCCGTCAAACGGCCGGCACCTCCAGTTCCCGTTTTGAATATTAGCGACCAACAGTCAGATTATTCAGATTCTGAAGACGAATCGATGACGGCAATTTAA
- the LOC124198175 gene encoding cadherin-23-like isoform X1: MVLHPKVVSGFLYFLFISSAGAQWQNPWIGLPPPTSAAFGHVNVTVTANQLDVEENVPGNTTLAVLYYTQGADESYDPVLLNGCGTVLRMGTPKNGMVDIISMKEFDYESGDNNSYSCTFYISKPLPAVKPLNFNIMDMNDNRPFFSKYPPSALNFSENNNGLVYDFEATDGDRGDVSNLIYSFVTLGGDGSNFTMNPQNGQFSVTKKLDYEAGQFYLFNMIVTDRGGLTGSIQVALNVIDEKDSAPVWKLEVPFKNIPEELPVDEIVFSVQAQDGDVSVNDSIDYSLVDPRGSFSINPTTGEVKIAKLIDRDVEDFDSYFDLSITATCRNFPTFKSVTYSTVFIDDINDNLPIFDKPVYNFASVDEDFVGRLSQMDILVFDPDLKDSGSYVMSIEGSPEIKSHLELSPSTGRNNGTFSLRITSSGLLDYENSNKRNVTFTVIAKESSGNRYSTSVVNLYSNDINDNRPIFTQSEFTANIIENLAVGSLVTTVNATDADISPGFGQPSIRYSIVENFDAGRYFVINDTTGEIRTSSNIDRESTSSMLTYTVQAIDKNGNYDGQRTIANLVINIQDLNDDPPAFSPPGTVTFSVTENVDTAFELTTVTASDKDDNPNLIFSINWDNSKFFKNRALISNPDPEWKKSFVLVLKSRAWTKEFSRIVTSVTASLQVGDSSLSPGNCNDCKNTPLDREKFDSVDLCLTITDSKTAINRNKDELYVVVNIEDVNDNDPVFDVLDKEFSIVEGNATVIGTVFGSVRATDVDVNNTITYSLSLCDDVAIDKNGQLTTTGLIDRETNDVILCQVMATDSGTPARSSNSNIKINVIDVNDNEPVLTVTPSQVTIPECSTHSSTKDGTIVSKLTAIDADIGAYGNVSFLLSQQNSEGVDEFAIDLHTGEMTVRNCELLDFDNKKTSYSIVVEARDNYRQGITLGSLSTFQRINITLMDVNDNAPTLSCPVDSNGCCASPLESLTMNELVASIQGFDKDSAGPNTQLTFTLHGQTRVGGNQPDKCKDLFRLETVDNSMGKVFLNVPEMLDCTGSYDITVQACDQGDDIEFSQCSMNTTYRICVLDVNNNFPQFVFPDSNNTVFEVPENSIVGLPLLYNGTNSQLTFKASDSDEGDNGKVVYTWSNDSINDVFGLNKDSGQVTLNSELNRDVQSYYNLVVIATDKGVPSTLSNQMNLRINVRLSNKQKPYFQSNAQSLSFTENQMENKTFQSAIDQDNINLFPGESPYDVCYYVVCGNNEYFDVPDKTVNKLQTKKTLDRENPPTIPYVVIYTTNECTNRPVVGSCSEIDFTVGQYLNVTVNIVDVNDCDPEFSGSLSGGITQGDSSGKRVFPMTITDPDENDAVTCKIEDEFTVSQSSVGLADVNKPPFRIDQDKWITLLFTVQTDMKGYFTLNVTCEDKVKHSSRKAIKIYVVTQENKVDIVFDNTQKEVEAGRSEIESIFTTTLGFKCNVEKVIGYDAGIAQTGNTSYNSALSHFIDETKAEAEPVLANVIIAMKDEHQNELIALCLGVGLNLVSIGPLPTETNTSEAIFKILFIVACVALVIAFILLGILFFSKSELKRRLEGLLARPSFGSQGSSLNDAGIVPNQHHKGVSNPIVSLELSSNSNHDNSFDNMSQSSGDSIIGVENNPDFNLDEKGANGKVNNGYVQEFFPFQNVSRRNPLANDSPPEPHHPPPPLPKQSVKRPAPPVPVLNISDQQSDYSDSEDESMTAI, from the exons ATGGTTCTACATCCAAAAGTGGTCAGCGGGTTCCTgtattttctcttcatttcttcAGCGG GTGCGCAATGGCAAAATCCTTGGATCGGTTTACCTCCGCCCACTAGCGCGGCATTTGGGCACGTTAATGTTACCGTTACAGCCAATCAATTGGACGTCGAAGAAAATGTGCCAGGGAACACGACTCTGGCCGTTCTCTACTACACCCAAg GTGCTGATGAATCTTACGATCCGGTATTGCTCAATGGTTGCGGAACTGTTCTGCGAATGGGTACCCCAAAGAATGGGATGGTGGACATTATCTCGATGAAAGAGTTTGATTACGAAAGTGGCGATAATAACTCGTACTCGTGCACTTTCTATATTTCGAAACCTTTGCCTGCAGTCAAACCacttaattttaacattatgGACATGAACGACAATAGGCCGTTCTTTTCCAAGTATCCCCCTTCAGCGCTGAATTTCTCAGAG AATAACAATGGACTTGTTTATGATTTTGAAGCGACCGATGGCGATAGAGGAGATGTTTCCAATTTAATTTACAGTTTTGTg acTCTTGGTGGTGATGGATCTAATTTCACCATGAATCCTCAAAACGGACAATTTAGTGTCACCAAAAAATTAGATTATGAAGCGGGACAATTTTACTTGTTCAATATGATCGTGAcg GACAGAGGTGGTTTGACGGGATCAATTCAAGTTGCTCTCAACGTGATTGACGAAAAAGATTCGGCACCCGTGTGGAAACTGGAAGTACCCTTCAAAAACATTCCGGAAGAACTGCCTGTT GATGAGATCGTGTTTTCTGTTCAAGCTCAAGACGGTGACGTTTCAGTGAACGATTCAATTGATTACTCGTTAGTCG ATCCTAGAGGCAGTTTCTCGATTAATCCAACGACCGGTGAAGTGAAAATAGCCAAACTGATTGACCGTGACGTCGAAGACTTTGACTCCTACTTTGATCTAAGCATTACAGCCACTTGCCGGAATTTCCCGACATTTAAGAGCGTGACTTACTCGACCGTCTTCATCGACGACATTAACGACAATCTGCCAATCTTCGACAAACCCGTCTACAACTTTGCTAGCGTCGATGAAGATTTCGTGGGTCGGCTGTCACAAATGGACATCCTAGTCTTTGATCCTGATCTG AAAGACTCTGGTTCTTATGTCATGTCGATCGAAGGTTCGCCGGAGATTAAATCACACCTCGAATTGAGTCCTAGCACCGGCCGTAATAATGGAACCTTTTCCCTAAGGATAACGTCTTCTGGTTTGTTAGATTACGAGAATAGCAATAAACGCAACGTCACCTTCACG gTTATAGCGAAGGAATCGTCCGGCAATCGGTACAGCACTTCTGTCGTCAACTTGTACTCCAACGACATAAACGATAACAGGCCTATTTTCACTCAATCTGAATTTACGGCTAATATAATTGAAAATCTAGCGGTAGGCAGCTTGGTGACAACGGTAAATGCAACAGACGCCGACATCAGCCCAGGTTTCGGTCAGCCCAGCATAAG GTATTCTATTGTGGAGAATTTCGACGCAGGTCGTTATTTCGTCATTAATGACACGACGGGTGAAATTCGCACGTCGAGCAACATTGATCGGGAATCTACGTCGTCCATGTTAACCTACACTGTCCAGGCTATCgacaaaa ATGGTAATTACGACGGACAGAGAACAATTGCTAATTTAGTAATCAACATTCAAGATCTTAACGATGATCCCCCTGCTTTCTCGCCG ccTGGCACGGTCACGTTCAGCGTGACAGAAAATGTCGACACTGCGTTTGAATTGACTACAGTTACGGCTTCTGATAAGGACGACAACCCTAATTTGATATTCTCCATCAACTGGGACAATTCGAAATTCTTCAAAAATCGTGCACTGATCAGTAATCCCGATCCAGAATGGAAGAAATCGTTTGTGCTGGTGTTGAAGAGTCGAGCTTGGACCAAAGAGTTTTCAAGAATCGTTACTTCAGTGACTGCCAGTCTCCAAGTTGGCGATTCATCTCTATCACCGGGCAACTGCAACGATTGCAAGAATACGCCACTCGACCGTGAGAAATTCGACTCTGTAGATCTGTGCCTCACGATCACGGACAGCAAAACGGCCATCAACCGCAACAAAGACGAGC TTTATGTTGTGGTGAATATTGAAGACGTGAACGATAACGATCCCGTCTTTGATGTGTTGGACAAAGAGTTTTCCATCGTGGAAGGAAATGCCACGGTCATTGGAACAGTTTTCGGATCTGTCCGGGCTACAGACGTCGACGTTAACAATACCATCACTTATTCACTCAG TTTGTGTGATGACGTGGCCATCGATAAAAACGGACAGTTGACCACGACGGGGCTAATCGATCGAGAAACAAATGACGTGATTTTATGCCAAGTGATGGCAACTGACAGTGGAACGCCAGCTCGGTCGTCTAATTCAAAT ATCAAAATTAACGTCATAGATGTCAATGACAACGAGCCAGTGTTGACGGTGACGCCCAGCCAAGTGACGATTCCGGAATGCAGTACTCATTCATCAACCAAAGATGGCACGATTGTTTCCAAGTTGACAGCTATCGACGCTGACATAG GAGCTTACGGGAATGTGAGTTTCCTGCTGTCACAGCAAAATTCTGAAGGAGTCGACGAGTTTGCCATTGATTTGCACACTGGCGAGATGACGGTGAGGAATTGCGAGTTGCTCGATTTCGATAATAAGAAAACTAGCTACAGCATCGTGGTTGAAGCCCGTGATAATTACCGCCAAGGAATTACcc TCGGCAGTTTGTCCACCTTCCAACGAATCAACATCAC GTTGATGGATGTTAACGACAACGCACCGACACTTTCATGTCCAGTCGATTCTAACGGATGTTGTGCGTCACCATTGGAATCGTTGACTATG AACGAATTGGTGGCTTCGATTCAAGGATTCGACAAAGACAGCGCCGGTCCAAACACACAGTTGACGTTCACGCTGCACGGACAAACTCGAGTGGGTGGTAACCAGCCCGATAAATGCAAGGACCTCTTCCGCTTGGAAACAGTCGACAATTCCATGGGAAAAGTGTTCCTTAACGTTCCAGAAATGCTCGACTGTACCGGCAGTTATGACATAACCGTACAG GCTTGCGATCAGGGTGACGACATAGAATTTTCCCAGTGTTCCATGAACACGACGTATCGTATCTGCGTCTTGGATGTCAATAACAATTTCCCACAATTCGTGTTTCCCGATAGCAACAACACGGTTTTCGAAGTGCCGGAGAATTCAATCGTGGGTCTGCCTTTACTATACAACGGAACTAATTCGCAGCTCACGTTTAAAGCCTCCGATAGCGATGAAGGAGATAATGGGAAAGTCGTCTACACCTGGAGTA ATGACAGCATCAACGATGTTTTTGGGTTAAACAAGGACTCGGGTCAAGTTACTTTAAATAGCGAGTTGAACCGTGACGTTCAAAGTTATTACAAC cTGGTCGTGATAGCTACAGACAAGGGCGTGCCCAGCACTCTTAGCAACCAAATGAATTTGAGAATCAACGTGCGATTGAGTAACAAACAAAAGCCTTATTTCCAGTCGAACGCCCAGTCTTTAAGCTTCACGG AAAACCAGATGGAAAACAAGACGTTTCAAAGCGCAATAGATCAAGATAACATTAATCTTTTCCCTGGGGAAAGTCCCTATGACGTTTGCTACTATGTCGTGT GTGGGAATAATGAGTACTTTGATGTTCCCGACAAAACTGTCAACAAACTTCAAACTAAAAAGACGCTGGATCGTGAAAATCCTCCAACCATTCCTTACGTCGTTATCTATACTACTAACGAATGCACCAACAGACCTGTGGTGGGATCTTGTTCGGAAATTGACTTTACTGTGGGACAATACCTCAACGTTACCGTCAAC ATCGTGGATGTGAACGACTGTGACCCGGAATTTTCCGGTTCCTTGTCCGGTGGAATTACTCAGGGTGATTCATCGGGTAAAAGAGTATTTCCAATGACg ATAACTGATCCAGATGAAAACGATGCTGTCACCTGTAAGATTGAAGATGAATTTACCGTTAGTCAGTCGTCTGTGGGGCTAGCAGACGTGAATAAACCACCATTCCGGATTGATCAAGATAAATGGATCACCTTGTTATTCACCGTGCAGACCGACATGAAAGGCTATTTCACATTGAACGTTACCTGTGAAGACAAAG TGAAGCATTCTAGTCGTAAGGCCATCAAGATTTACGTCGTCACTCAAGAGAATAAAGTGGACATTGTTTTTGACAACACTCAGAAAGAAGTTGAAGCAGGGAGATCAGAG ATTGAATCCATTTTTACGACAACGCTCGGCTTCAAATGTAACGTCGAAAAAGTAATAGGATACGATGCTGGAATAGCGCAGACGGGTAACACTTCTTACAACTCTGCTCTGAGCCACTTTATCGACGAGACAAAAGCAGAGGCGGAACCTGTCCTTGCCAACGTGATTATTGC AATGAAAGATGAGCATCAGAATGAGCTTATAGCTCTTTGCCTAGGCGTAGGATTAAATCTGGTATCCATCGGTCCATTACCGACGGAGACCAACACTTCGGAAGCCATTTTCAAGATCCTTTTTATTGTCGCTTGCGTAGCCCTGGTTATCGCTTTTATTCTCCTCGGCATTCTATTTTTCTCCAAATCAGA GCTCAAACGTCGACTGGAGGGTCTCCTTGCTCGCCCGTCGTTTGGCTCGCAAGGATCTAGTCTGAACGATGCTGGAATTGTACCTAATCAACATCACAAAGGCGTGTCTAATCCGATTGTAAGTCTGGAACTCTCGTCCAACTCGAATCACGACAACAGCTTTGACAACATGAG TCAGAGTAGTGGTGATTCAATCATTGGAGTGGAAAACAACCCGGATTTCAACTTGGATGAAAAGGGAGCCAACGGCAAAGTGAATAACGGATACGTTCAAGAGTTTTTCCCGTTCCAGAACGTTTCTCGACGCAATCCTTTGGCGAACGATTCTCCGCCGGAACCTCACCACCCACCTCCACCGCTTCCGAAACAATCCGTCAAACGGCCGGCACCTCCAGTTCCCGTTTTGAATATTAGCGACCAACAGTCAGATTATTCAGATTCTGAAGACGAATCGATGACGGCAATTTAA